In one Dreissena polymorpha isolate Duluth1 chromosome 7, UMN_Dpol_1.0, whole genome shotgun sequence genomic region, the following are encoded:
- the LOC127839819 gene encoding caspase-6-like yields MIWTLVDVAHNTNRYNHKNYDCFVCCILTHGELNHLYGSDGQLIPLTDLTNNINVNRCPGLAGKPKLFFLQACQGGKPMGEGKVLKSDSRRSLEDIEQAALSILDIYIDTITNINKDVLLPSAKKFLGKSEGRTSHEGPPKPWTCVTSSLRKTCNTNVSSSTTSSTLRKLSTACGMMAYSMF; encoded by the exons ATGATTTGGACGCTTGTTGATGTCGCGCACAACACCAATAGATACAATCATAAAAATTATGACTGTTTTGTGTGTTGTATCCTGACACATGGAGAGCTTAACCACCTGTATGGAAGCGATGGACAACTTATTCCCTTAACGGATCTTACCAACAACATTAACGTCAACAG GTGCCCAGGTCTAGCTGGTAAACCCAAGCTGTTCTTTTTGCAAGCCTGTCAGGGCGGTAAACCAATGGGGGAAGGGAAGGTGCTTAAATCTGACTCGCGCCGGTCCTTAGAAGATATTGAG CAagcgg CCCTGAGCATCTTAGACATTTACATCGACACCATAACCAACATCAATAAGGATGTCCTACTGCCATCGGCCAAAAAGTTCTTGGGAAAGAGTGAAGGAAGAACAAGCCATGAGGGACCACCGAAACCATGGACCTGCGTGACATCATCATTGAGAAAAACCTGCAACACAAACGTGAGCTCTTCCACTACTTCatcgactttaagaaagctttcaaccgcgtgtggcatgatggcctatAGTATGTTTTAA